From a single Bradyrhizobium sediminis genomic region:
- a CDS encoding TetR/AcrR family transcriptional regulator: MSRVRTRPTRDDTCEKLFEAAARVFEEQGIGGASIEAIAAAAGFSRGAFYSNFKSKDELIIAMLEDHVAQSIRRSLDLLAKHRSLADFIDALKTMDRSQQDPLGRSPLLHMEMILFVARAEKRRPDLAKRLRARRKLVADIVETTLKSNGKNGFINPAWTGAILLALEDGFRLHRLIDPETTPADSFLRAIGDLQRGMGISSS, from the coding sequence ATGTCAAGAGTTCGAACCAGACCGACCAGGGACGACACCTGCGAAAAGCTGTTCGAGGCGGCGGCGCGCGTGTTCGAGGAACAGGGCATCGGGGGCGCCAGCATCGAGGCCATCGCGGCGGCGGCCGGCTTCAGCCGCGGAGCGTTCTATTCCAACTTCAAGAGCAAGGACGAACTGATCATCGCCATGCTCGAGGATCACGTCGCGCAATCCATCCGGCGCAGTCTCGATCTCCTCGCCAAGCACAGGAGCCTCGCGGATTTCATCGATGCGCTGAAGACCATGGACCGCAGCCAGCAGGATCCGCTCGGGCGTTCGCCGCTGCTGCACATGGAGATGATCCTGTTCGTGGCGCGCGCCGAAAAGCGCAGGCCCGACCTCGCCAAGCGCCTGCGCGCCCGGCGAAAACTGGTCGCGGACATCGTCGAGACCACGTTGAAGAGCAACGGCAAGAACGGATTCATCAATCCGGCGTGGACCGGCGCAATCCTGCTGGCGCTGGAGGACGGCTTCCGCCTGCACCGCCTGATCGATCCGGAGACCACACCGGCCGACAGCTTCCTGCGCGCCATCGGCGATCTGCAGCGAGGGATGGGTATTTCATCGAGCTGA